Proteins from a single region of Callithrix jacchus isolate 240 chromosome 12, calJac240_pri, whole genome shotgun sequence:
- the CASKIN1 gene encoding caskin-1 isoform X4, with translation MPGSEMLLQHQSNPCMVDNSGKTPLDLACEFGRVGVVQLLLSSNMCAALLEPRPGDTTDPNGTSPLHLAAKNGHIDIIRLLLQAGIDINRQTKSGTALHEAALCGKTEVVRLLLDSGINAHVRNTYSQTALDIVHQFTTSQASREIKQLLREASSALQVRATKDYCNNYDLTSLNVKAGDIITVLEQHPDGRWKGCIHDNRTGNDRVGYFPSSLGEAVAKRAGPRAGTEPSLPQGGSSSGPSAPPEEIWVLRKPFAGGERSGSVSGVAGGRGSGGQALHAGSEGVKLLATVLSQKSVSESSPGDSPVKPPEGSTGAARSQPPVAHAGQVYGEQPTKKLEPASEGKSAEAVGQWLTAFQLQLYAPNFISAGYDLPTISRMTPEDLTAIGVTKPGHRKKIVAEISGLSIPDWLPEHKPANLAVWLSMIGLAQYYKVLVDNGYENIDFITDITWEDLQEIGITKLGHQKKLMLAVRKLAELQKAEYAKYEGGPLRRKAPQSLEVMAIESPPPPEPAPADCQSPKMTTFQDSELSDELQAAMTGPAEVGTTTDKPSSHLPPTPRATTRQEPSLGGRARHMSSSQELLGDGPPGPSSPMSRSQEYLLDEGPAPGTPPKEARPGRHGHSVKRASVPPVPGKPRQVLPPGTGHFTPPQTPTKTRPGSPQAPGGPHGPAPATAKVKPTPQLLPPTERPMSPRSLPQSPTQRGFAYVLPQPVEGEAGQAAPGPAPPPVPTAVPTLCLPPEADTEPGRPKKRAHSLNRYAASDSEPERDELLVPAAAGPYATVQRRVGRSHSVRAPAGADKNVNRSQSFAVRPRKKGPPPPPPKRSSSALASANLADEPVPDAEPEDGLLGVRAQCRRASDLAGSVDTGSAGSVKSIAAMLELSSIGGGGRAARRPPEGHPTARPASPEPGRVATVLASVKHKEAIGPGGEVVNRRRTLSGPVTGLLATARRGPGESADPGPFVEDGTGRQRPRGPSKGEAGVEGPPLARVEASATLKRRIRAKQNQQENVKFILTESDTVKRRPKAKEREAGPEPPPPLSVYQNGTGTVRRRPASEQAGPPELPPPPPPAEPPPTDLVHLPPLPPPEGEARKPAKPPVSPKPVLTQPVPKIQGSPTPTSKKVPLPGPGSPEVKRAHGTPPPVSPKPPPPPTAPKPAKAAAGLPSGSAGPSPAPSPARQSPAALAKPPSTPPSLAASPAKPPSPGAPALHVPAKPPRAAAAAAAAGAAAAPPAAPEGASPGDSARQKLEETSACLAAALQAVEEKIRQEDGQGPRASAAKSTGSILDDIGSMFDDLADQLDAMLE, from the exons ATGCCCGGG TCTGAGATGCTGCTACAGCACCAGTCCAACCCATGCATGGTAGACAACTCGGGGAAGACACCCCTGGACCTGGCTTGCGAGTTCGGCCGTGTTGGG GTGGTCCAGCTGCTCCTCAGCAGTAACATGTGTGCGGCGCTGCTAGAGCCCCGGCCGGGGGACACCACTGACCCCAACGGCACCAGCCCTCTGCACCTTGCAGCCAAGAACGGCCACATCGACATCATCAG GCTCCTCCTCCAAGCTGGCATTGACATTAACCGCCAGACCAAGTCCGGTACCGCCCTGCACGAGGCTGCGCTCTGCGGGAAGACGGAGGTGGTGCGGCTGCTGCTGGAT AGCGGGATCAATGCCCACGTGAGGAACACCTACAGCCAGACAGCCCTGGACATCGTGCATCAGTTCACCACGTCCCAGGCCAGCAGGGAGATCAAGCAGCTGTTGCGAG AGGCCTCGTCGGCCCTGCAGGTCCGGGCGACCAAGGATTATTGCAACAATTATGACCTGACCAGCCTCAACGTGAAGGCGGGGGACATCATCACC GTCCTCGAGCAGCATCCGGATGGCCGATGGAAGGGCTGTATCCATGACAACCGGACGGGCAATGACCGTGTGGGCTACTTCCCGTCCTCCCTGGGCGAGGCAGTCGCCAAGCGAGCAG GTCCCCGAGCAGGCACTGAACCAAGCCTGCCCCAGGGAGGCAGCTCATCGGGACCCTCCGCACCCCCAGAGGAGATCTGGGTGCTGAGGAAGCCTTTTGCAG GTGGGGAACGAAGTGGCAGTGTGAGCGGTGTGGCTGGCGGCCGGGGCAGCGGGGGCCAAGCCCTACACGCAGGCTCCGAGGGTGTCAAG CTCCTGGCAACAGTGCTTTCCCAGAAGTCCGTCTCCGAGTCCAGCCCGGGGGACAGCCCTGTCAAGCCTCCGGAAGGATCCACAG GTGCGGCCCGGTCCCAGCCTCCAGTGGCCCACGCTGGACAGGTCTATGGGGAGCAGCCGACCAAGAAGCTGGAGCCAGCATCGGAGGGCAAG AGCGCTGAGGCCGTGGGCCAGTGGCTCACCGCGTTCCAGCTACAGCTCTACGCCCCTAACTTCATCAGTGCCGGCTATGACCTGCCCACCATCAGCCGCATGACCCCCGAG GACCTCACAGCCATTGGTGTCACCAAGCCGGGCCACCGGAAGAAGATCGTGGCAGAGATCAGCGGCCTAAGCATCCCCGACTGGCTGCCTGAGCACAAACCC GCGAATCTGGCCGTGTGGCTGTCCATGATCGGCCTAGCCCAGTACTACAAGGTGCTGGTGGACAATGGCTACGAAAACATCGATTTCATCACTGACATCACCTGGGAGGACCTGCAGGAGATTGGCATTACCAAGCTGG GACACCAAAAGAAGCTGATGCTGGCTGTCAGGAAGCTGGCAGAACTGCAGAAGGCTGAATATGCCAAGTACGAGGGGGGCCCCCTGCGCCGGAAGGCACCCCAATCACTTGAAGTGATGGCCATCGAGTCGCCACCTCCACCTGAACCCGCACCGGCCGACTGCCAGTCCCCTAAGATGACTACCTTCCAGGACAGTGAGCTCAGTGACGAGCTGCAGGCTGCCATGACTGGCCCGGCAGAGGTGGGGACCACCACCGACAAGCCCTCCAGCCACCTGCCACCTACCCCAAGGGCCACCACACGGCAGGAGCCCAGCCTGGGTGGCCGGGCACGACACATGAGCAGCTCACAGGAGCTGCTGGGCGACGGTCCCCCAGGGCCCAGCAGTCCCATGTCTCGAAGCCAGGAGTACCTGCTGGATGAGGGCCCGGCCCCCGGCACTCCCCCCAAGGAGGCCCGGCCAGGCCGTCATGGTCACAGCGTCAAGAGGGCCAGCGTGCCCCCTGTGCCTGGCAAGCCCCGGCAGGTCCTCCCACCAGGTACCGGCCACTTCACGCCCCCTCAGACGCCCACCAAAACCCGGCCAGGCTCTCCCCAGGCCCCTGGGGGACCTCATGGTCCGGCCCCAGCTACGGCCAAGGTGAAGCCCACCCCACAGCTGCTGCCGCCAACAGAGCGTCCCATGTCACcccgctccctgcctcagtcGCCCACACAACGTGGCTTTGCCTACGTGCTGCCCCAGCCTGTGGAGGGCGAGGCGGGGCAGGCTGCCCCGGGGCCTGCACCCCCACCTGTGCCGACGGCTGTCCCCACACTGTGCCTGCCCCCCGAAGCCGACACGGAGCCGGGACGGCCCAAGAAGCGAGCCCACAGTCTGAATCGCTACGCGGCCTCCGACAGTGAGCCTGAGCGGGACGAGCTGCTGGTGCCTGCTGCTGCGGGTCCCTATGCCACCGTCCAGCGGCGTGTGGGCCGCAGCCACTCTGTGAGAGCACCTGCGGGTGCCGACAAGAACGTCAACCGCAGCCAGTCCTTTGCGGTGCGCCCCCGAAAGAAGGGGCCCCCACCGCCCCCGCCCAAGCGCTCCAGCTCGGCCCTGGCCAGTGCCAACCTGGCAGATGAGCCAGTGCCGGATGCTGAGCCTGAGGACGGCCTGCTGGGGGTCCGGGCACAGTGCCGGCGGGCCAGTGATCTGGCTGGCAGTGTGGACACGGGCAGTGCCGGCAGTGTGAAGAGCATCGCAGCCATGCTGGAGCTGTCCTCCATTGGGGGTGGGGGCCGGGCTGCCCGCAGGCCTCCTGAGGGCCACCCCACTGCCCGCCCTGCCAGCCCAGAGCCGGGCCGGGTGGCCACGGTGCTGGCCTCAGTGAAGCACAAAGAGGCCATTGGGCCTGGTGGCGAGGTGGTGAACCGGCGCCGCACACTCAGCGGGCCAGTCACCGGACTTCTTGCCACTGCCCGCCGCGGGCCTGGGGAGTCTGCAGACCCAGGCCCCTTTGTGGAGGATGGCACTGGCCGGCAGCGGCCTCGGGGTCCCTCCAAGGGCGAAGCGGGCGTCGAGGGCCCGCCCTTGGCCAGGGTGGAGGCCAGCGCCACACTCAAGAGGCGCATCCGGGCCAAGCAGAACCAGCAGGAGAACGTCAAGTTCATCCTGACTGAGTCCGACACGGTCAAGCGCCGGCCCAAAGCCAAGGAGCGGGAGGCCGGGCCTGAGCCACCACCGCCACTGTCCGTGTACCAGAATGGCACTGGCACCGTGCGCCGCCGACCGGCCTCAGAGCAGGCTGGGCCTCCGGAGCTGCCCCCACCGCCCCCGCCTGCCGAACCCCCGCCCACCGACCTGGTGCACCTACCCCCACTGCCCCCGCCTGAGGGTGAAGCCCGGAAGCCGGCCAAGCCGCCTGTCTCTCCCAAGCCCGTTCTGACGCAGCCCGTGCCCAAGATCCAGGGCTCACCCACACCCACCTCCAAGAAGGTGCCGCTGCCAGGCCCTGGCAGCCCAG AGGTGAAGCGCGCCCACGGCACGCCGCCGCCCGTGTCTCCCAAGCCGCCGCCGCCACCCACAGCGCCCAAGCCCGCGAAGGCAGCCGCGGGGCTGCCTTCGGGCAGCGCCGGCCCTTCGCCCGCGCCCTCGCCCGCGCGCCAGTCACCCGCCGCCCTCGCCAAGCCGCCCAGCACGCCGCCCTCGCTGGCTGCCAGCCCCGCCAAGCCCCCGTCCCCCGGCGCGCCCGCGCTGCACGTGCCCGCCAAGCCCCCGcgcgccgccgctgccgccgccgccgccggcgcTGCCGCTGCGCCCCCTGCCGCACCAGAAGGCGCCTCGCCCGGCGACAGCGCCCGGCAGAAGCTGGAGGAGACGAGCGCTTGCCTGGCCGCAGCGCTGCAGGCAGTCGAGGAAAAGATCCGGCAGGAGGACGGGCAGGGTCCGCG cGCCTCGGCGGCCAAGAGCACCGGCAGCATCCTGGACGACATCGGCAGCATGTTCGATGACCTGGCCGACCAGCTGGACGCCATGCTGGAGTGA